The following DNA comes from Cellulomonas soli.
GCGACGGTCTCCCGCTGCGTCGTAGGCGAACGCCAGCAGGTACCAGGAGGACCAGGCATCCGGCTCGGCCTCGGCGCGACGACGCGCCTCGTCGAACGCCTCGGTCGCCACGGCCCTGTCGATGCGTCCGCCCGGCGAGCGGGGCAGGTCGTCGACCGGCAGCCGGCCCTCGTCGGCCAGCTCGTCGGCCATCCGCTGCACGTCGATCGCGAGCCGCCACTCCTTGGCGACGAGGCCGAGGACGAGCAGCGGGAGCACCCAGAACGCGATGCCGAGCACGATGCCCACCGGCTCGCCGGTGCGGATCAGCGCGGTCGCGCGGGTGGCCACCACGAACAGGTAGATCGCCAGCAGCGCCGTCAGGACGACCGCGGCGACCAGGGAGGTGCGGCGCGCGCCGCCCCGGACGCTCATCGCCGGCCCCCGAGGTCGAGCAGGTGCTCCAGCCCGACGGTCAGGCCGGGGTGCCGGGCCACCTGACGGACGCCGAGCAGCACGCCGGGCATGAAGCTGATGCGGTCGAACGAGTCGTGCCGGATCGTGAGCATCTCGCCGGGGTTGCCCAGCAGCACCTCTTCGTGGGCCACCAGCCCGCGCAGCCGCACCGCGTGCACCCGGACGCCGTCGACGTCCGCGCCGCGTGCACCCTCGATCTGCTGGCTGGTTGCGTCCGGGCTGGGACCGACGCCGGCTGCGGCGCGGGCCGCGGCGATGCCCGCGGCGGTGTGCCGGGCGGTGCCCGACGGCGCGTCGACCTTGTCGGGGTGGTGCAGCTCGACGACCTCGACCGACTCGAACCAGCGCGCGGCCTGTGCGGCGAACGCCATGGTGAGCACGGCACCGAGCGCGAAGTTCGGGGCGACGAGGACGCCGACCGCGGGGGCGTGCACGAGGTGGTCGCGGACGCGCCCGAGCGCGGCGTCGTCCCACCCGGTGGTGCCGACCACGACGTGCACGCCGGCGTCCACGAGCGTGTGGACGTTGGCCTCGGTCACGGACGGGACGGTGAAGTCCACGGCCACCTGCGCCCCGGCGTCGGTCACGGCGCTCAGGTCCCCGTCGGCGTCGACGCGGGCGACGAGCTCGAGGTCCTCGGCCGACTCCACCGCCTCCACCACGGTCCTGCCCATGCGGCCCGCCGCGCCCAGCACGGCCACCTTCAGTCGTTCGGTCACGGCTCGCACCTTAGCCCTTCGCACGGGCGAGGCCGCGGGAGCGTCCTGGCTCCCGCGGCCTCGTCGACGGACCTTCCTGCCGCGCTCAGGCGGTCGCGCCCACCGGCTCCTGGCTCGGGACGGGCTTCTCTGCGGCGACGACCTGCTGGTACTGCGGCAGGTGCTCGAAGAGCTCGGTGCCGGTGAGCGGGTTGCGCCGCTTCCGGGCGATCGTGCGCACCTGGTAGACGAGCACCGCGACGTTGGCCGCGAGCGAGAGCGCGCTGACCGTGAACAGCGCGGCGGGGTCGTGCGAGGACTGCACCGAGAACGTGGAGTCGGTGACGAACGTCGGGACGGCCATCGTGAACATCATCCACAGCGCGAGCGTGTGCGCCCGGTGCTGCAGCCAGGCGCCCTTCTTCAGCCAGAACGCGGGGATCGTGCACGAGATCAGCAGGGCCGCACCGGCGTAGAAGGAGTGGTCGCCGACCGCGTTGTAGACGTAGGCGAAGTTCCACAGGTCGTAGGCGACGATCCAGAACCAGAGCATGTCCGGCCAGATCATGTCCTTCGACTTCGAGCGGCCGATGAAGATGCCCGCCCAGCCGCAGATCGTGACCAGGTTGATGATGCCGGCGATGCCGTTCATGTAGTTCCAGGCGCCACCGATCATGTAGACGCCGTCGTGCATGCCTTCGGTCATCCCGCCGACCTGGAAGTCACGGATGACGGCCTCGGCGATGTTCAGCGCCAGGATCAGCGGCGGGAACACCAGGGCCCAGCGCTTGGCGGCCAGGTTCGGGTGGTAGCGCAGCGCCATGAAGCCGAGGCAGCCGGCGAGCGCGGAGTAGACCTTGACCCAGTGGAACCAGGTGCCCGTGCTGGAGTCGGGGCCGGCGGTCGTCGGCCACACGAAGATCGTCAGGACGAGCGGCAGCAGGACGAAGAACGCGAGGCCGGCGGCCCGCCAGCGCCGCGTCACCTCGTTCAGCCCGATCAGGCCGGCCAGCACGACGCACCACATCAACGCCGAGTACCACGGGATCGAATCGAACAGGAACACGGTCACTCACTCCTTCGGGGTCGGACGGCCGTGTTCACGGTCGCCGGTAGGTGCCTCGTCCGAGGCGGGTTCGGTCTGCGGTGCCGGCAGGGGTTCGGGGCCGGCGTCCAGGTGGAGCGTCTGGCGGGTGATCGCCGCCAGCACGTGCTCGGGCGTGTCCGGATGGGTCCGCACGAGCCCGAGCAGGCCGTGCACGAGCACCACGAACGTCTCGCGCACGTGCACGATCTCGATGCGGTGCCGGCGGGCGTACGCCTCGACGGTCGTGACCTGCAGGGCGTCGACGACGGCCTCGACGGCGCGGTCGACGTACCGGCGGTAGAGCGCGGCGTTGTCGACGCTCAGCAGGTCCACGCGCAGCGGGTCCCGGGCGGCGAGGTGGTTGCGGAAGAGCACCATGATGTCGCGCAGCGCGTCCTCGATGCGTCCGGTCTGCCGCCGGGCGTCCCACTCGCGGACGGAGGCTGCGAACCCGGCGACGTAGCGGTCGAGCACGGCGTCGACGATCTGCTCGGTCTCCGGGAAGTAGTGGTAGACGAGGCCGCGGGTGACGCCGGCGGCACGGGCGATGTCGGAGGTCGTCGTGCGGGCGATGCCCTTCTCCGCGAAGACCGCGTGCGCCGCGTCGACGATCGCATCGCGCCGGACCTCGGGCGGCAGGACCGTGCGCCGCGCACGGCCTCCTGCCCGGGCCGGGGTCGTCGCCGCCGGGGCCGTTCGTGGCTCCATCGCGCACCTCGTCGTCGTGGGGTCGTCTGACGTCCACGACGGTACGCCGTCTATTGACACATCGTCAATACGGGGCGGATCCCGCTCAGGCGACGGGCGCCAGGGCCGCGGCGATGCCCTGCTCGATGCGCCGCAGCTCGACCGGTCGGTGCCCGGTGAACCGCTCGACCTCACGCGGCGGGTAGCCGGCCTGCACGTACCAGCGGATGGCCGCGAGCGCGTCGTGCGGCCGGACGGGCCCCGGGCCGACGGCCTCACGCACGAAGGCCGAGAACCGCACGGCGGCCAGGTACACCGCAGGCTCGACCCCCAGGTGACGTGACGTCCACGCGTGCAGCTGCGGCACGGGGACGCGGGCCGTGCGCGCGACGTCGGCAGCACGGACCAGACCCCGCTGGGCGTCGATGCCCTGCAGCACGGGCACCAGAAGCTCCAGCTCGGGGT
Coding sequences within:
- the dapB gene encoding 4-hydroxy-tetrahydrodipicolinate reductase; translated protein: MGRTVVEAVESAEDLELVARVDADGDLSAVTDAGAQVAVDFTVPSVTEANVHTLVDAGVHVVVGTTGWDDAALGRVRDHLVHAPAVGVLVAPNFALGAVLTMAFAAQAARWFESVEVVELHHPDKVDAPSGTARHTAAGIAAARAAAGVGPSPDATSQQIEGARGADVDGVRVHAVRLRGLVAHEEVLLGNPGEMLTIRHDSFDRISFMPGVLLGVRQVARHPGLTVGLEHLLDLGGRR
- a CDS encoding DUF5692 family protein is translated as MFLFDSIPWYSALMWCVVLAGLIGLNEVTRRWRAAGLAFFVLLPLVLTIFVWPTTAGPDSSTGTWFHWVKVYSALAGCLGFMALRYHPNLAAKRWALVFPPLILALNIAEAVIRDFQVGGMTEGMHDGVYMIGGAWNYMNGIAGIINLVTICGWAGIFIGRSKSKDMIWPDMLWFWIVAYDLWNFAYVYNAVGDHSFYAGAALLISCTIPAFWLKKGAWLQHRAHTLALWMMFTMAVPTFVTDSTFSVQSSHDPAALFTVSALSLAANVAVLVYQVRTIARKRRNPLTGTELFEHLPQYQQVVAAEKPVPSQEPVGATA
- a CDS encoding TetR/AcrR family transcriptional regulator — protein: MEPRTAPAATTPARAGGRARRTVLPPEVRRDAIVDAAHAVFAEKGIARTTTSDIARAAGVTRGLVYHYFPETEQIVDAVLDRYVAGFAASVREWDARRQTGRIEDALRDIMVLFRNHLAARDPLRVDLLSVDNAALYRRYVDRAVEAVVDALQVTTVEAYARRHRIEIVHVRETFVVLVHGLLGLVRTHPDTPEHVLAAITRQTLHLDAGPEPLPAPQTEPASDEAPTGDREHGRPTPKE